Sequence from the Herbaspirillum sp. meg3 genome:
TTCATGTCGAAAATTGCGGAACATTGTTTCCGTAGGGCACTCTTAAATGAGTGTCGTAGCGCATTTGTGCGACAGACCATACATAACTTTGTGTCTACAATAGACCCGGCAGATATATTGCTTATGCCGTGAGTGCTGATGCAGTGGCATTGATCTGCGACCTGCGAGCGATGTGTGTGCTATCTGAGCGGTATGCGAGGAGGGTATGCACACATGTTCCAGGATGTTCATTCCCCTGTTTCCAGGGAGTTAAATTGCGATCCGGATTTTCATTGAAAGCAAAATGGCCCCGCGCCCTGATTCAGGATGGCTGGGGATTGTCCGTTTGTTTTGTCTTGCTTTCTTCGCTGGTGCTTGTGGTGATCTGGGGTATCACCATGATGCACGTCTCCAGCGAGAAGAAGATGGCCATGGAAAGCGCTTCCGGCGAAAGCAAGAACATGGCCGCGATCTTGGCATCCAATCTCAATGACCGGCTGGATCGAGCGATGCTCTACGGCAGCGTTGCCAATAAAGTACTGGATGGCGACGCAACGGCAGCCGAATACTTAAATTTACTCTTCAACGGCGATACCGCCTATGTTCGTTCTGCAGTCTTCGACGCAGAGATGAAACTACGCTATTCATCAAGCGGTTCTCCGACCGAGGGGGGCTTCGCTGATCTGATCCGGCAGATGCATCCTGCAGCCTCCAATGATTCCGATGATGCCGCTCGCAAGGTTGGTTCTGTTGTGCTGGGTAAAGCCGAAGGCTATGCGTGGCGCATTCCATTGCTGATCTCATTGAACAGCCCCAGGAACAACGTGCATGGCTTCTTTGTGGCGGTGCTTGATCTCGGCCGCTTCCTTACCGACTATCAGAAAATTGGCGACGGCTATCGCATATCGGTGGATGGTGCATCAGGACTTCCACTGGTGACGCTCAGTGATGGCAAGCTGATTGGCAACACGAGCGAAGGCATCGTCAGCAAATCCAGCGGTAACGAAAATACACACAGCTTACCGGGCGTGAGCAACTATCAAAAGGTCGAGGGTTATCCGTTGACCATCACTGTCAGCATGGATCCGGATTTTATCGTTGCTGATCTGACGCAGTCGCACTATGAATATATCCGTTATGCCATCGTCATTTCGATTGCGGTCGTAACGCTGACACTGATTCTGATCTGGATCTCGTACCATCGGAAAAAACTTTACCAGCGGCTTGAGCGCTCAGAGCGAGAAAAGATCTGTCTCATCGAACAACTGGAAAAAGAGAAGACCCGCGCCTATCAACTTGCCTCGCATGATTATCTGACCGGTATTCCCAACCGCATGCTATTCAACGAACTCGCCGCAGCCGAGTTGTCTCGCGCCAAGCGCAGTCCCAATCTCTACGCTTTGTTCTTCATTGATCTGGATGGTTTCAAGCCGATCAACGACACACTGGGGCACGCCGTCGGCGATCTCTTGCTGCAATCCGTGGCGCAGCGTCTGTGTGCCAGCCTGCGAGAATACGATCTGGTGGCGCGGCTGGGTGGCGATGAGTTTGTCGTTCTCTTGTCGGATATTAAATACCAGAGCCAGATCGCCGACATCGCCGACAAACTGGTCAAGACGGTGGGGGCACCGTTTCTTAATATTGCGGGGCACGAGGTGTGTACCAGCCTGAGTATCGGCATCGCACTGTTTCCCGACGATGGCCATACTGTCGACGAGTTGCTCTCCAAAGCCGACACGGCCATGTATGCGGCCAAAAAGGCCGGTAAGGGCGCTTATCGGTTCCATGACTCCGGCATGCGCGGCGCGCATGTCAGCCGCCTGCCGACAGGCACGCGCTATTTATCCGCCTGAGTTTCCTGTCGCGATTTCAATTGTTTGAGAAATGCCCGTACCACGGGCGATTTTTCGTGACGGCGTGACGCCAGTGCGATTGCACCGGGGATGCTTTTTCCTTCAATTCGCCGATATACCACGCCCGGCATATGTACCCGTTGCATCACGGAAACCGGCACGATCGCCACCCCTTGTCCCAGTGATACCAAGGTAATGACGGCCACTAGACCGCCAGGATTGGCAATCGTGCGCGGTACGAAACGTCCCCGCCGCGCAACTTCCATTGTTCCGGAAGCCTGTTCGGGGAGGATGAATTGCTCCGTGCCGAGGTCGGCCGCCAGCAAAGTGTCTTTTTGTGCCAGCGGTGAATCTTCCGGCAGCGCCGCCACAAAGTCGTCATAGATGAGCGTCATGAGGGTAACGTCCGGCGGACATGGCACCGGCGGGCGAATGAACGCCAGATCAATGCCGCCGTTGCTCACCATCATGGGAAGGCCGTCCATGGGCGCCTCAATCAGGTTCAGTTTGACCTGCGGATACGCACTGCGAAAACGCGCCACCTCCGTTTGCAGCAAGCCAGAATAGGCCGCCGAAGCAATGTAGCCAATTTCAATGCGTCCGATTTCTCCGCGGCCTGCACGCCGCGCAGCTTCCTCAGCCAAGGCAGCCTGATGCAGCGTGCGAATGACTTCCTCTCGAAACACTTCCCCCGCCGACGTCAGATGCACAGAACGCTTGGTGCGTTGAAACAAGCGTACATCGAGCAGGCGTTCTATCTCTTGAATTTGCTTGGTCAGCGCCGGAGGCGAAATGCCTAGTTGTTCCGCCGCGCGGGCGAAATGCAATGTCTCGGCAGCAGCGGCAAAACAGCGGAAGTGGCGTAGTTCCATGGGGATTCCAATAATTAACTAAAGAGAAATTAAATTGCAGTTTGTATGTAATAAAGATAATTATAGGCAGGATTAGAATGGCTCGCATCCCCCCTGACAACATGAGGAATCTCCATGCATCTGAATCGCGCTTTTACCACTCTCTCTTTGTGCCTGCTGGGTGCAATGTCGACGAGCTTCAGTGTCACCGCCTTTGCGCAGCAAAAAGAAGGCGCTGCGATCAGCAAGCGTGTGCTGACATTGGAGATGGCAAAGTCCATCGTTGCCGCTGCGCGTGACGAGGCGCGCAAGAACGGTTGGCCCGGCGGGATTGCCGTGGTGGATGAAGGCGGCTGGCTGATCGCTGCAGAACGTATGGACAACGCCGCTACCACTATCGGCCCGACAGTAGCGATAGAAAAAGCGCGCACGGCAGCCTTGTTCAAACGTCCGTCCGCAGATTTGGAGAACGCCGTCAACAATGGCCGGCCGGCGGCCATTACCGCAGGTTTGGTCATGATGGAAGGCGGACTGCCGATTGTGATCGATGGCCAGGTTGTCGGCGCTATTGGTGTGAGCGCCGATACCAAAGTGCACGATAGCCAGATTGCTCGTGCCGGTCTCGCAGCATTGAAACCATAAACAGATAACCAACCGACATGCAAACCGTCATCAACATGGAGGCTGCTAAGGCTGCTGCTACCGCTGCACAGCTCGATAAAGAGCGTCGCAAAGGGCGCAATATTTTGCTGATATGTTCCAGCGTCTGTGCACTGATCGTACTGGACACCAACATCGTGGCAGTGTCGCTGCCTTCGGTGGCACGCTCGCTGCATGCCGATTTCAGCGACATCGAATGGGTGGTCAGCGCATATATGCTGGCGTTTGCGTCGCTGTTGTTGCCTGCGGGCAGCCTGGCCGATCGCTTTGGACGCAAGCGCATGATGCTGCTCGGACTCAGTCTGTTCAGTATCGCCTCGCTGGGATGCGGACTGGCATGGTCGGTGGAAGTGCTGCAACTGGCGCGTGCGCTCAAAGGCGTCGGTGCGGCGATGTTGCTGACGTCTGCCTTGGCAGTGATCGGCCATGTTTTTCACACCGAGAAGGATCGTACGCACGCCTGGGCGGTATGGGGCGCATGCATGGGCGTATCGATGACGGTCGCTCCTTTGCTCGGCGGCGTCATTACAGAACTGCTTGGGTGGCGTTGGATTTTTCTCTTGAATTTGCCGGTATGCCTGTGTCTCGGCACCCTGGTCTATCGCGAGGTCAGCGAATCGGGAGACGCAGGCGCTGCACGCCTGGACCCTTGGGGAAGCTTGTTGCTGAGCAGCGGGTTGTCCTTTTTGATCTGGGGATTGATCAATGCCAATTCTTCGGGATGGGGCAGCCATGCCACCATCATGCGCGTGGCAGGAGGGCTGCTGTTGCTGGCTTTGTTCATTCCGGTTGAGCTGATGCAGAAACGGCCGATGATCGACTTGCGATTGTTCCGCAGAGCGCCGTTTGTTGGCGCAGTGCTGGCGATGTTCGGTTACGCTGCCGCCGCGCAGGTAATGATGACGTTTCTTCCTTTGTATTTGCAAAATGCGTTTTCGTATTCTGCCGTCGCTGCCGGATTGGCAATGCTGCCGTTCGCGCTGGCAATGATGGTCTTTCCACGTGTAGGCGTGGCGCTGGCACAGCGGATGTCTCTGCACGGTTTGATGGGGTTAGGGATGGCGCTGGTATGCGCCGGGAATGTGGTGGTGGCGATCGCAGCTTATGTAAGCGCTTATTGGATGGTGCTGATCGGCATGATCATTACCGGCAGCGGCGCCGGGCTGCTCAACGGCAACACGCAGAAAGCCATCATGCATTGTGTGCCGCGCGAGCGCACCGGTATGGCGTCCGGCATCAGCACCACGACACGTTTTTCGGCCATCGTGCTTGCGATTGCCTGTCTCGGTTGCGTACTGACGGTACGCACCGGCAGTTATTTGAAAGAGGCATTGCTCGGTGCTCATCTGCCGCTGCCGGTGCAGATCAACGATGTGGTTGAGCGCATCGTCGCCGGCGATAGCGTTGCCGCTTTGCCGGCCTTGCACCACAATGCGCAGGCACTGCTAATGGCGCAGACCGGTTTTGCACACGCGTTCTCGATATTGATGCTGGCTGCGGCTGCCATCGCTGCCGTATCGGGCGTACTGCTGTTCCATCTGATGGGCAGTGGCAATAGCAAGGCTGCATCGGTTGATGCAGTCGCAGTCTGACCAGGAGAAACAAGCATGAAGCCGATACAGTCCAACACGATACAGAAGCGTTCTTTTCTCGCCACGCTGGCGGCGGTATTCTGGTCTTTCGTCGGGCTGCGCCGGCGTGCTGACTATGAAAAGGATGCGACGTCCCTCAATCCTTTTTATGTGATCGGTGCTGGCTTGATTGCTGTCGCTATCTTTATCGCTGCTTTAATTGTCATTGTACGTTTGGTCGTCGGGGGCTAGAACGGGCGTCAATGTATGTGTTCATGCTCAGGTCGGGCATGAATGTTGCGTAGTTGTGCATTCGGTTGCCGATGATGTCCGTTGTCTTCTTGATAGGAGTATTGCAATGGCTACCAATAACTTGCAGCAGTTTCTGCGGACATATGGGAGATATCGCCAGGATGGTGCGCATCATCAGCAACGCGCCGGCATCTTCATTTTTGCGGTCTTGCTCGTGTTCTCATTTTCCGCGCATCGGGAGGAGCTCGATGCCGGGATGACGCACCTGCTGGCTGAGCTGGGCTCGAACTGCACCTGGTGCTCGATTACGCCTTATTGAGCCGGGCATGAGCCAAATTGATGCAGGAGTTACAGCAGCAGCTCTTTCGCCAGATCCCTCTTTGGATCGTTTTGCGTATCGAACTTCAACGCCTGTTCCACGTGGTGCAGGTGATGCAGCATCAGATCGACCGCTTCGTCGGCCTTACCTGCCTTGGCGGCAGCGATGAAGGCGGAATGTTCTTCCGTCGAGCAGATCGCGTCGCGCGTGGATTGATACAGCATGGTGATCAATGAGCTGCGACCGGCCAGCTTGACGAGGATGTCGGTCAGCACTTCGTTGCCGACGATATTGGCCAGCAGGATATGAAAGTCGCTGAGCAGCGTCGAGCGAACCTGGGGATTGTTTTCTTCGATGGCGCGTCGTTCTTCGCGTAAGTGCGCTTCCAGCCGTGCATAGTCCTCAGGAGTCGCGCGTGCAACAAATTCTTTGACCATGGCGGCTTCGAGTGTGCGGCGCACGAAGAAGATGTTGCGCGTTTCTTCCACGGTCGGCTTGCTGACGAAAGCCCCTTTGTCCGGAATCAGGTCAATCAGCTTGTCCTTGGCCAACATCACCAGCGCCGCGCGGATCTTGGTGCGGCTGACCTGGTAGACGCGTGCCAGCGCTTCTTCGCGAAGTTTTGCTCCGGGGGGAAGACGCTGTTCTGCGATGGCCATGGTGATGTCGCGGGCGATCGCTTCTGAACTGTCGGAGGGAAGTGCTGCTTCAGTCATAGGATGGATAGGCGTTGGTGTATAAGGCGGTTTTAAGTAGAGACCGAATTGTAACCCTGTATTTTGCGCTATCCATCCAGAACTTGTGTCAGTTCTTACTCGAAGGTCGCTGCAGGAATTTCACCGTTCAGCACGGCGCGGGCACGGGTCTTATCAATGTCCTTTTCCCAGGTGGCGACCACTACGGTAGCGACGCAGTTGCCGAGCAGATTTCCCAGTGCGCGGGCAATGCCGACGAACCAGTCAATCGACAGCACCAGCACCAGACCGACCACGGGAATCGCTGGAATCGTCGTCAGCGTCGCCGCCAGAATCACAATGGCGGAACCCGGTACGCCGTGTGCGCCCTTGGATGTGATCAGCGCAATCGCCAGAATCATCAACAGATCGCCCATGGCCAGATGCGTATTGGTAGCTTGCGCAATAAAGACCGCCGCCATGGTGAGGTAAATGGAAAACGCATCGAGGTTGAATGAGTAACCAGTCGGAATCACCAGGCCGACCGTCGATTTCTTGATGCCCATGTGTTCGAGCTTTTTCATGATCTGCGGCAGCACGCTGTCGGACGAAGCGGTTGCCAGCACCACGATCAGTTCTTCACGCAGATAGGCCATCAGCTTGAAGATGCTCAGGCCGGACGTGCGTAGAATCGCACCCAATATCACCACCACGAAGAAGATCACCGCGCCGTAGAACAGCAACACCAGCATGCCCAATTGCTTGAGCGAGCCGATGCCGTAGCGGCCGACCGTGAAGGCAATCGCTCCGAACACGCCCAGTGGCGCCAGCCGAATGATAAAAGCCATGCACTTGAAGAAGGCCTCCGACAGTGAAGAAATCAGCGCTACCGTTGGTTTGCCTTTTTCACCGATCAGCAGCAGGGCGCAGCCGAAGATGACCGAGATCAGCAAGACCTGCAACACGTCGCCGGAGGTGAATGCGCTCACGACAGTACCGGGGATCAGCTTCATGATGAAGTCGGCAAAACTGGTGCCCTTTACCTTGCCGGCAGTCTCGACGTAGCTGGACAGGCCGCTGGCATCAAGATTGGTCGGGTCGATATTCATTCCCGCGCCTGGCTGGAACACGAAAGCCAGTATCAGACCAAGGACAAGCGCGATCGTCGTCACGATTTCAAAGTAGATGATGGCTTTGACGCCAACGCTGCCAACCTTCTTCAGATCGCTGGCGCCGCAAATCCCTTGCACCACCACACAAAACACGATTACCGGAATGATCATTTTGATCAGCTTGATGAAGCCGTCACCGAGTGGTTTAAGGCTTTGAGCAAAGTCCGGATAAAACAGCCCGACGACGATGCCGGCAATGAGGGCGACGACGACTTGCCCGAATAAAGATTTCAAAAATCGATTCACCTTGGTCTCCTGATGTTGTTCTGGATGGGCGCGGCATAGGGATGTCGCGTCCTCTGTGCAGATTCTTATTTCAGCTTTTAGGTTGTTGCGGTCACTTCTCCGACCGTTGTTCCATTTGTTGCTTCATCGGCAACTTCTGCGTCAATTCAACAAATTCTTTTGACGTCTTGGAACAAGCTCACTATATTGCATACAATTTGTGAATACAATAAAAATATGCAATCCTGACGAGACCAAGGAGACAGCCGTGAAAAATGTTCCAGAGCAATACCAGCGTTGCGGGCAAGAGATCATGCAGCGCGCCGATGCGCTTGCCGTCCACACAGAAGCCGACGGCATGCTGACCCGCACCTATCTGACGGCTATGCATCATGCCGCCGCACACCAACTCAGCGAGTGGATGGTTGCGGCAGGCATGCAGGTGCGGCGCGACAATGCCGGCAACGTGATCGGCCGTTATGAAGCCGCTCCCGGCCATGCCGATGCGGCTGCGCTTGTTACCGGTTCGCACTTCGATACGGTGCGCAATGGTGGCAAGTACGACGGTAATCTGGGCGTCCTGTTGCCGGTGTCGTGCATTGCAGAATGGCATCGCGAAGGAAAGCGCTTT
This genomic interval carries:
- a CDS encoding GGDEF domain-containing protein, with protein sequence MKAKWPRALIQDGWGLSVCFVLLSSLVLVVIWGITMMHVSSEKKMAMESASGESKNMAAILASNLNDRLDRAMLYGSVANKVLDGDATAAEYLNLLFNGDTAYVRSAVFDAEMKLRYSSSGSPTEGGFADLIRQMHPAASNDSDDAARKVGSVVLGKAEGYAWRIPLLISLNSPRNNVHGFFVAVLDLGRFLTDYQKIGDGYRISVDGASGLPLVTLSDGKLIGNTSEGIVSKSSGNENTHSLPGVSNYQKVEGYPLTITVSMDPDFIVADLTQSHYEYIRYAIVISIAVVTLTLILIWISYHRKKLYQRLERSEREKICLIEQLEKEKTRAYQLASHDYLTGIPNRMLFNELAAAELSRAKRSPNLYALFFIDLDGFKPINDTLGHAVGDLLLQSVAQRLCASLREYDLVARLGGDEFVVLLSDIKYQSQIADIADKLVKTVGAPFLNIAGHEVCTSLSIGIALFPDDGHTVDELLSKADTAMYAAKKAGKGAYRFHDSGMRGAHVSRLPTGTRYLSA
- a CDS encoding LysR family transcriptional regulator → MELRHFRCFAAAAETLHFARAAEQLGISPPALTKQIQEIERLLDVRLFQRTKRSVHLTSAGEVFREEVIRTLHQAALAEEAARRAGRGEIGRIEIGYIASAAYSGLLQTEVARFRSAYPQVKLNLIEAPMDGLPMMVSNGGIDLAFIRPPVPCPPDVTLMTLIYDDFVAALPEDSPLAQKDTLLAADLGTEQFILPEQASGTMEVARRGRFVPRTIANPGGLVAVITLVSLGQGVAIVPVSVMQRVHMPGVVYRRIEGKSIPGAIALASRRHEKSPVVRAFLKQLKSRQETQADK
- a CDS encoding heme-binding protein, translating into MHLNRAFTTLSLCLLGAMSTSFSVTAFAQQKEGAAISKRVLTLEMAKSIVAAARDEARKNGWPGGIAVVDEGGWLIAAERMDNAATTIGPTVAIEKARTAALFKRPSADLENAVNNGRPAAITAGLVMMEGGLPIVIDGQVVGAIGVSADTKVHDSQIARAGLAALKP
- a CDS encoding MFS transporter, which gives rise to MQTVINMEAAKAAATAAQLDKERRKGRNILLICSSVCALIVLDTNIVAVSLPSVARSLHADFSDIEWVVSAYMLAFASLLLPAGSLADRFGRKRMMLLGLSLFSIASLGCGLAWSVEVLQLARALKGVGAAMLLTSALAVIGHVFHTEKDRTHAWAVWGACMGVSMTVAPLLGGVITELLGWRWIFLLNLPVCLCLGTLVYREVSESGDAGAARLDPWGSLLLSSGLSFLIWGLINANSSGWGSHATIMRVAGGLLLLALFIPVELMQKRPMIDLRLFRRAPFVGAVLAMFGYAAAAQVMMTFLPLYLQNAFSYSAVAAGLAMLPFALAMMVFPRVGVALAQRMSLHGLMGLGMALVCAGNVVVAIAAYVSAYWMVLIGMIITGSGAGLLNGNTQKAIMHCVPRERTGMASGISTTTRFSAIVLAIACLGCVLTVRTGSYLKEALLGAHLPLPVQINDVVERIVAGDSVAALPALHHNAQALLMAQTGFAHAFSILMLAAAAIAAVSGVLLFHLMGSGNSKAASVDAVAV
- a CDS encoding DUF2970 domain-containing protein, producing the protein MKPIQSNTIQKRSFLATLAAVFWSFVGLRRRADYEKDATSLNPFYVIGAGLIAVAIFIAALIVIVRLVVGG
- a CDS encoding GntR family transcriptional regulator — its product is MTEAALPSDSSEAIARDITMAIAEQRLPPGAKLREEALARVYQVSRTKIRAALVMLAKDKLIDLIPDKGAFVSKPTVEETRNIFFVRRTLEAAMVKEFVARATPEDYARLEAHLREERRAIEENNPQVRSTLLSDFHILLANIVGNEVLTDILVKLAGRSSLITMLYQSTRDAICSTEEHSAFIAAAKAGKADEAVDLMLHHLHHVEQALKFDTQNDPKRDLAKELLL
- a CDS encoding C4-dicarboxylate transporter DctA; the protein is MNRFLKSLFGQVVVALIAGIVVGLFYPDFAQSLKPLGDGFIKLIKMIIPVIVFCVVVQGICGASDLKKVGSVGVKAIIYFEIVTTIALVLGLILAFVFQPGAGMNIDPTNLDASGLSSYVETAGKVKGTSFADFIMKLIPGTVVSAFTSGDVLQVLLISVIFGCALLLIGEKGKPTVALISSLSEAFFKCMAFIIRLAPLGVFGAIAFTVGRYGIGSLKQLGMLVLLFYGAVIFFVVVILGAILRTSGLSIFKLMAYLREELIVVLATASSDSVLPQIMKKLEHMGIKKSTVGLVIPTGYSFNLDAFSIYLTMAAVFIAQATNTHLAMGDLLMILAIALITSKGAHGVPGSAIVILAATLTTIPAIPVVGLVLVLSIDWFVGIARALGNLLGNCVATVVVATWEKDIDKTRARAVLNGEIPAATFE